In the genome of Aedes aegypti strain LVP_AGWG chromosome 2, AaegL5.0 Primary Assembly, whole genome shotgun sequence, the window aataaagaattttcaatattcaatgttgattttctcacataatcgattgattttgttctaaaactttgaaaatctattcaataatcaataaaattaacaaattccaaaagggcctaactggaactatgttaaataaaagggcctaactggaggggcctaactgaaaataTGGTCAATTAAAGGGCTtaattgaaagggcctaactggtttgaagactcgtaaaagggcctatctgccgatgatgtttgaattcaaaattttttactagtttttatgttatgttagattgaaaacgttacgtggcccagtaatagactatgagtgtcgaaaaaaagcttaaaactattagatagcaatgagtttaaaatagtaacaatcaatatgttacagaatcttcaatcgagcatttctcaatttttacgttATGCTGATCACTATACAAgggctaaatattgaaaaatatggagcaaaattaaaaatgcacggaagggccaatctgattttgatggaaattttcagttagACCCTTTTATgtccagttaggccctcttagttttatcattttcagataggcccttttaattttgaataaaattaccattaataatgcattttgcatgcccgtAAGAGTTTGTAGgaataatttacgtaaaaaatgatacgaataatgaataatcaagtttgtttacattttgcagttaggcccttttcaaatgttacgctagaaatCTCCACTTTGAATGCCCagagggttgaaacaactgtgacGCACGAcgatttttatctcaaaatgtggtgaatatctatattttcaaaaaattataagaaaatcaggagtgtaTATAAGCAAAATCTTaaagcgttaatattcattaaaaatgattgtctttcgaagaaaaatacaaaagctATGTGtaagatctgacggaaatggtctattgctaACACAAGAAACCTTGTTGACTAGTAGTTTGTGGCTCAGACTCTCTTTTTCTGCAATTGTGCGCTCGGTGAGGATTAGAAGCTCATGTTGGTTCAGTGCGGAGGGGAGACGGGAAGAGTGATGAAAAATATTACTCGTGGACTTTTTGCGGCTTTGTTTCGTCGTGGTCTCCTTGCCAGTCATTGAAGACAAAGAAAATGACGATCTTTTACGCACTgaatatttttctcaatttttcgtcatCGGTCAGTGACGAAACCGATGGTTACCAACCCTGCTCACATGTACCCAGTGTACAAAAAGGGCGATAAACGTGACGTCAATAATTACCGTGGAATTACATCCCTGTGTGCCGTCTCGAAACTTTTTGAATTGGTTATTATGAAACCCCTGAGCGAGGAACAACACGGCTTTATGCCAGGGCGATCAACTGCATCCAACCTTATTTGCCTTACTTCATATATAATGGATAGTATGGTTCGCCGTAATCAAACTGATGTGATATACACGGACCTAACTGCAGCCTTTGATATGGTGAACCACGACATAGCAATCGCGAAACTAGACAGGTTTGGAATCAATGGTAGCTTTGTGCAATGGTTTCGAttcaggcttccgaattctcactcactctcacaataatggatttatccctcacagcaattttcagcgattagctgctttgcgattttatccgtccacaaaacaaagcgaaaatagataattgcacatttccgcagctgtgagaagtttgttttctctttctccgatccatggagaatttttcctgtatccatcgccacgaacagtagttgcttttatgcaccaattTAACCACTCCTTTCGCCAAGTTGgagtggtagcatggttagcgtgcacgcatcgcggttgtttttagcaatgttctaggttcgaatcccgtcgccggcactagtttttgtttatccacatagtgataattctcgggagcagttggtgagcgaaaatatgatggagtgacaaatatattatccccggagtggagtgattttcggttatccaccatcgtatctccagggaaaattagtgtgagcgataaaagatgttcacgtgaggaagcgaaaaaagcattctccatacgtgcgaaaaatcgtagatttcgcatcattgatacgaaaattgaGAACCCTGGTTTCGATCTTATCGGACAGGTCGAGAATTAAAGGTCGTTATTGGTGATTGTCAGACTCCTTCGTTTATGTCTACGTCAGGAATCCCTCAAGGAAGCCACTTGGGACCTTTAATTTTTCTGCTTTTCTTCAATGATGTACACCGTCAGATAAAGGTCCCCCGGTTGTCTTATGCAGACGATCTtaagatttttcttgaaatacaCTCAAGGATTGCGACCTTCTCCAACAACAACTCTCTAGTTTTGCAGATTGGTGTACTATCAATCGCATGATTGTTAATCCCATTTGAAGTGAAGTTTATCGAGTGAAGCTCTGAAATATTTATCTCTTTAAAATTCAGCATAATATAGCTAGTCTTTTCAATGATGACAATCCACTTTACTCAAGTTTCCTGGAAATCGTCTTTCATTCGATGTTTTAGTTTTATAGTTCCTTAAACAGAAGAGTTTTGGCTAAAGTTGGCAACAATTGcctgatcaattatcaaaacaatttgttaaattaaataaatgagagagtaatgaacaactttaaaaaaaatcgtttttagcGACCCTCCGGGGATCGACCTACAGTTTGGGAAGCTACCTATGTATGCTCTAACCATACTTCATTGAGCACGTTGCTTTTGTAATGTTctaatttaaattatttgctgttgtagtgtttgtTCTACTTTGTGCGAAATATTGGACAAATAAAGGTAAAACATTGCTAAGGGAAGGAAACACCAAGTGGACAATTAATTGTGACTCCTTTTTTGGTGTATTTTTGTCGGTTGCGTAAAAATCCAAATTTTCATCTGTTCAAAATCATACCAaattactgccgtgaatcgcatgtcagtcccatgaaTTTAGAAAATAGACTAAGAAGTTTACAAACTCATTTAGGtaatacaaattaaaatttaattaaaaaggcCCCAGAAGATTGAAACATGATTCAATCTcaatgaaacataaaaaaaaatctatgttatatgtGTTATACCAAATGTCCCACTCCATCTTACCTGTGCCAATCGCTCCCAGCATTGCTTATCGTCCAGTGCCTTGGCAGCTTCCAGTGCTACTTCGATGTTTCCGCACTCAAGAGCCAGCCCGAAGCGGGTCTTCTCATCCTTAACAAAGTGCAAGGCCACCTCCGGGTAGCCCTTCTGCTGCAGATAGGCAATGATACTTTGGCCAACTAGCCGAGCATTGCGGACCATATGGAGCACTTCCTCGTACTTGCGGTTGATCAGCGCCAGTTTGAATTTGTACTCGGTGGTGTCGATGTTGAGGACGCGAGTGCGACATTCCCGATCTAGGCAGAACACCTGACTGTTCTTAACTCGGGTGATGTAGATGGGGAGGTCCAGCGTGCGGATGATTCCGTGATCTCCGTTGATGATCGCGTACTTGATGTGGTTGGAAGTGGTATAGATGAACACTCCGGATTCATCCCAAGCTCCACTCTTGATGCGAGCGCTTTCGTGAATGGAGCAAAGTAGATCCAATCGACGATTGCAGATATTCAAAGTATGCTTAGCCAGCAGAGCAACATGGCTCATGTCCGCAGACCAGACAACATATTTACACTTGGCAATCTTCACCTGGGCCAATGTGCGTAGTTGCTGAACGTCGAATAGGGTGACGTGTTCTGGTTCCCGGAGAAGCAACATTCCCGTTCCAGCGTAGAAGATCTCATCGCAAACCGGGGTTTGGATCTTCTTGGTCACCTCGTTCTTGAAATTCTTGATGACCAATTGGTTCGAGCGATCCAAAACAGCGAAGCGATTACGAGCCACCCAAACGGCGGTCATTCCCGAAGAACGTTTGCTGTCGGTTTCGCTGTTCTGGGAGTTGCTGTCTTTTTGGGGAATGCTGTACAGATCGTAGGTGCTGTTCTCCAAGTTGGAAGTCCGGGTACAGAGCAGAACTGCGTTCAAAGCTGGATTATACGACATGCTGTAAACGGGAGTCTTTCCTCCCCCGCGGATGGTCATCACAACGGAATCAGTCGTTGTGTTGAAATCGAGTTCTCGAAGGAAGCGTTCCTTGACGTAGTACAAGCAATTTCCGTAAACAGCATAAGCCGGACGCTCACGTTCCAACTTGAATACGATCATTCCCGAATCGTGGCCAGCCGCGAACAGATTCAGATTTGGATGAGCAGCCAAAATCCAGAAGCGCTCGTGCTCCCTTCGGAACGTATGAATGCACTGGCGCTTGGTCATGTCCCAAACTCGGATGCTCTTGTCCTCGCTATTGGAAACGATCAGCTCGGCCCGCGGGTGGAACAAAACGCAGGAAACGTTGTTGTAATGTCCCCGGCAGGTGTCCACCTCCCATGCCTTGTATTCATTCATCCTCCACAACTTGATCTGGCGATCGTCAGCTCCGGAAACGATCAGCGGCAAAGTCGGATGGAAGCTGGCCCAGTTCACTCCCCGATCGTGTCCCTCCAAAACGTGCTTCACAACAGCATCAGCTTGCCCAAACAAATCCGTCGCCGTAGGATTCTTCAGGTGATCATCCAATCCGGAAGGTCCCGGCGCTACATTCTTCTTCCTCAACCCAGAAATGTCCCAAATTCGCACCGTTTGATCCAACGATGCGGACACAATGATGTCGTCCGTCGGGTGGAACTGGGCACACATTACATAGTGATTGTGCCCGGTCAGAACACAGATGCACGATCGCGATTGCCAGTTCCAGATCCGGATCGTCTGATCATCGGACGCACTCAAGATCCACGGATACTCATGATGGAACACCGTCGTGCGGACGTAATCCAAATGCCCCAGCAGCGAGAAGATGCACCGCCTCTGCTTGTAGTTCCACACCTTGATCTTGAAGTCGTCTCCGCCGGAAACGAAAAGTGGCTGCTGGCTGTGGAATGCAATTCCCCGAACCGGTCCGTCATGTTCATCGAACTTTTCGATCAGCGTACTGATGCGATAGTCCCACAGCTGGATTACACCACTATGCAAACTGTGCCacgaaaaaacaaaatcaatttaAGTACTATTTTAATAAACCACATAAAGAAAATTTGCTTACCTGGCTAAAATCCATGGCCGCTTCGGGTGGAACGAGAGACCCTTCACTCGAGCCGATTTGGTTTCGAAATTTGTCAGCATCGCAGCCGGCAACTAATAAAACTTATTAGCACACAATGTTCACCAATTCACAGTGCGAATCTTGCCCACAATATTAGGATTACTTTGTTTTATTCACccgatttcacggattttgcgAAACTTTTTACCAATATTTCGATGCAATCGAAAGATTTTTTGCACTTTTTCTCGCCCTGTTGTGTGTTGACACGTCGGACGAAAACtgtcagatttgatctagatctCTTCATGCCCAGCAGGAAGCAAACactgaaaattttaattcatgcatgtgctagaataagggcgtaagtcgcatgatcgatttctcttcatcgatcctgtCTTCTgcgaataaaagtgacaagatgctGGTTTGTTAGCATTTGTTCACTTCAAGACg includes:
- the LOC5577214 gene encoding coatomer subunit alpha, giving the protein MLTNFETKSARVKGLSFHPKRPWILASLHSGVIQLWDYRISTLIEKFDEHDGPVRGIAFHSQQPLFVSGGDDFKIKVWNYKQRRCIFSLLGHLDYVRTTVFHHEYPWILSASDDQTIRIWNWQSRSCICVLTGHNHYVMCAQFHPTDDIIVSASLDQTVRIWDISGLRKKNVAPGPSGLDDHLKNPTATDLFGQADAVVKHVLEGHDRGVNWASFHPTLPLIVSGADDRQIKLWRMNEYKAWEVDTCRGHYNNVSCVLFHPRAELIVSNSEDKSIRVWDMTKRQCIHTFRREHERFWILAAHPNLNLFAAGHDSGMIVFKLERERPAYAVYGNCLYYVKERFLRELDFNTTTDSVVMTIRGGGKTPVYSMSYNPALNAVLLCTRTSNLENSTYDLYSIPQKDSNSQNSETDSKRSSGMTAVWVARNRFAVLDRSNQLVIKNFKNEVTKKIQTPVCDEIFYAGTGMLLLREPEHVTLFDVQQLRTLAQVKIAKCKYVVWSADMSHVALLAKHTLNICNRRLDLLCSIHESARIKSGAWDESGVFIYTTSNHIKYAIINGDHGIIRTLDLPIYITRVKNSQVFCLDRECRTRVLNIDTTEYKFKLALINRKYEEVLHMVRNARLVGQSIIAYLQQKGYPEVALHFVKDEKTRFGLALECGNIEVALEAAKALDDKQCWERLAQVALMQGNHQVVEMCYQRTKNFDKLSFLYLITGNLEKLKKMNKIAEIRKDVSAQYQGALLLGDVKERVSILKNCNQTSLAYLTAKTHGLEEDATQLAETITSAGKDLPEVNPNAMFLRPPVPIQQAESNWPLLTISKGFFEGTMMSRGAATVHQALAATETVAEAADEDGWGVDDDLKDDDKFEDAKDDDDVKIEGGEGAGWDVGDEDLELPEELMSKISASAAGDKGFYAVPPRGLPPSHFWTINSQLAADHVRAGSFETAFRLLHDQIGVVNFAPYKELFMESHLGSKTSYTCLPNMGPLGAYPNRNWKEMNVKNCHPTLAFKLNDLVQALQSCYQLTTTGKFTEAIEKLQHIILCIPLLVVESRQEIAEAQQLLTICREYVVGLQMETIRKGLPKNTLDEQKRICELAAYFTHVNLQPVHQILTLRTALNLFFKLKNYKTAASFARRLLELGPRPEVAQQARKILQACEMNETDEHTLQYDEHNPFTLCAVTYKPIYRGKPEEKCSLCSASYLPPYKGVTCAVCRVAEVGKDVIGLRISASQFK